The proteins below are encoded in one region of Telopea speciosissima isolate NSW1024214 ecotype Mountain lineage chromosome 10, Tspe_v1, whole genome shotgun sequence:
- the LOC122643269 gene encoding 24-methylenesterol C-methyltransferase 2-like produces the protein MYVSYEWVTTDRYSAEDPKQVEIIHGIERGDALPGLRRYDEVADTARKVGFEVVKEKDLAKPPSKPWWQRLKMGRIAYWRNHILVILLSWIGIAPMGVVDVHEMLFVTADYLARGGKTGIFTPMHMILCRKPESSPSSS, from the coding sequence ATGTACGTGTCCTACGAGTGGGTCACGACCGATAGGTACAGTGCGGAGGACCCGAAGCAGGTGGAGATCATTCATGGGATTGAGAGAGGTGATGCATTGCCTGGATTGAGGAGGTACGATGAGGTTGCAGACACTGCGAGGAAGGTTGGATTCGAAGTTGTGAAGGAGAAGGATCTGGCGAAACCCCCTTCAAAACCATGGTGGCAGAGGTTGAAGATGGGAAGGATTGCTTACTGGAGAAACCATATCTTGGTGATTCTGCTATCTTGGATTGGGATCGCACCTATGGGTGTTGTCGATGTCCATGAGATGCTATTCGTGACCGCTGATTACCTGGCCAGAGGTGGGAAGACTGGGATTTTCACTCCGATGCACATGATCCTCTGCAGGAAGCCGGAATCCTCACCTTCCTCCTCGTAG
- the LOC122642141 gene encoding class I heat shock protein-like, whose product MSIIPSFLGGFWDPFQDFPFSSSLTTSRPQFSSDTAAFANFRVDWKEIPEAHIFKADLPGLKKEEVKVEVEEGRVLQISGERTKEQEEKNDQWHRIERSSGKFLRRFRLPENAKMDQVKASVENGVLTVTIPKEEVKKPEVKAIEISG is encoded by the coding sequence ATGTCGATCATTCCCAGTTTCCTTGGTGGCTTTTGGGATCCATTCCAGGACTTCCCATTCTCCTCTTCACTCACAACCTCTCGCCCTCAGTTCTCCAGTGATACTGCTGCGTTTGCCAATTTCCGCGTAGATTGGAAGGAGATCCCAGAAGCCCACATCTTCAAAGCTGACCTTCCTGGgctgaagaaagaagaagtgaaggtcgaggttgaagaaggaagagTCCTTCAGATCAGTGGAGAAAGGACCAAAGAACAGGAAGAGAAGAATGATCAGTGGCATCGCATTGAGCGTAGCAGCGGCAAGTTCCTTCGCCGGTTCAGATTGCCTGAGAATGCCAAGATGGATCAAGTAAAGGCTTCCGTGGAGAATGGAGTTCTCACTGTCACCATCCCCAAGGAAGAAGTCAAGAAACCAGAGGTCAAGGCCATTGAAATCTCTGGTTAA
- the LOC122642140 gene encoding 18.5 kDa class I heat shock protein-like, with protein sequence MSLIPSFFGGQRNIFDPFNDFPFSTSLSVPRPQFSNETVAFANARIDWKETPEAHIFKADLPGLKKEEVKVEVEEGRVLQISGEKSKEQEEKGEQWHRVERSSGKFLRRFRLPDTAKVEQVKAAIENGILTVTVPKEEFKKPEVKAIEISG encoded by the coding sequence ATGTCGCTAATTCCAAGCTTCTTTGGTGGCCAGCGAAACATCTTCGATCCATTCAACGATTTCCCTTTCTCAACTTCTCTCTCTGTTCCGCGCCCCCAATTCTCCAATGAAACAGTTGCATTCGCTAATGCCCGAATTGATTGGAAGGAGACCCCAGAAGCCCATATATTCAAAGCTGATCTTCCTGGActcaagaaagaagaagtgAAGGTTGAAGTGGAAGAAGGCAGAGTCCTTCAGATCAGCGGAGAGAAGAGCAAAGagcaagaagagaagggtgAGCAGTGGCATCGTGTTGAGCGTAGCAGTGGTAAGTTCCTGCGCAGGTTCAGGTTGCCTGATACTGCCAAGGTGGAGCAGGTGAAGGCTGCCATAGAGAATGGAATACTCACAGTCACAGTGCCCAAGGAAGAATTCAAGAAACCAGAGGTCAAGGCCATTGAAATCTCTGGTTAG
- the LOC122642137 gene encoding 18.1 kDa class I heat shock protein-like translates to MSLIPSFFGGRRTISDPFSMDIWDPFNNFPFSTSLSIPRSQFSNETAAFANARIDWKETPEAHIFKADLPGIKKEEVKVEVEEGRVLQISGERSQEQEEKSDHWHRVERSSGKFLRRFMLPENAKIDQVKAAMENGVLTVTVPKEEVKKAEVKTIEISG, encoded by the coding sequence ATGTCGCTCATCCCAAGTTTCTTTGGTGGCCGGCGAACCATCTCCGATCCATTCTCAATGGATATTTGGGATCCATTCAACAATTTTCCCTTCTCAACTTCCCTATCTATTCCTCGCTCCCAATTCTCCAATGAAACAGCTGCGTTTGCCAATGCTCGAATCGATTGGAAGGAGACCCCAGAAGCCCATATCTTCAAAGCTGATCTTCCTGGCATCAAGAAGGAAGAAGTAAAGGTTGAAGTGGAAGAAGGCAGAGTTCTCCAGATCAGTGGAGAGAGGAGCCAAGAGCAGGAAGAGAAGAGTGACCATTGGCACCGGGTTGAGCGTAGCAGCGGCAAGTTCCTGCGCAGGTTCATGTTGCCTGAGAATGCCAAGATCGATCAGGTGAAGGCTGCAATGGAGAATGGAGTGCTCACTGTCACCGTGCCCAAGGAAGAAGTAAAGAAGGCAGAGGTCAAAACCATTGAAATCTCTGGCTAG
- the LOC122642142 gene encoding class I heat shock protein-like, whose protein sequence is MSIIPSFIGGFWDPFQDFPFSSSLTTSRPQFSSDTAAFANFRVDWKEIPEAHIFKADLPGLKKEEVKVEVEEGRVLQISGERTKEQEEKNDQWHRIERSSGKFLRRFRLPENAKMDQVKASMENGVLTVTIPKEEVKKPEVKAIEISG, encoded by the coding sequence ATGTCGATCATTCCCAGCTTCATTGGGGGCTTTTGGGATCCATTCCAGGATTTCCCATTTTCCTCTTCACTTACAACCTCTCGCCCTCAGTTCTCCAGCGATACTGCTGCGTTTGCCAATTTCCGCGTAGATTGGAAGGAGATCCCAGAAGCCCACATCTTCAAAGCTGACCTTCCTGggttgaagaaagaagaagtgaaggtcgaggttgaagaaggaagagTCCTTCAGATCAGTGGAGAGAGGACCAAAGAACAGGAAGAGAAGAATGATCAGTGGCATCGCATTGAGCGTAGCAGCGGCAAATTCCTTCGCCGGTTCAGATTGCCTGAGAATGCCAAAATGGATCAAGTGAAGGCTTCCATGGAGAATGGAGTTCTCACTGTCACCATCCCCAAGGAAGAAGTCAAGAAACCAGAGGTCAAGGCCATTGAAATCTCTGGTTAA
- the LOC122642138 gene encoding 18.5 kDa class I heat shock protein-like yields MSLIPSFFGGQRNIFDPFNDIPFSTSLSLPSSQFSNETVAFANARIDWKETPEAHIFEADLPGLKKEEVKVEVADGRVLQISGERSKEQEEKSEQWHRVERSSGKFLRRFRLPDNAKVEQVKATMENGVLTVTVPKEEFKKPEVKAIEISG; encoded by the coding sequence ATGTCGCTCATTCCAAGCTTCTTTGGTGGCCAGCGAAACATCTTCGATCCATTCAACGATATCCCTTTctcaacttctctctctcttccttcctcccaATTCTCCAATGAAACAGTTGCATTCGCTAATGCCCGAATAGATTGGAAGGAGACCCCAGAAGCCCATATATTCGAAGCTGATCTTCCTGGActcaagaaagaagaagtgAAGGTTGAAGTGGCAGATGGCAGAGTCCTTCAGATCAGCGGAGAGAGGAGCAAAGAGCAGGAAGAGAAGAGTGAGCAGTGGCACCGTGTTGAGCGTAGCAGTGGCAAGTTCCTGCGCAGGTTCAGGTTGCCTGATAATGCCAAGGTGGAGCAGGTGAAGGCAACCATGGAGAATGGAGTGCTCACTGTAACAGTACCCAAGGAAGAATTCAAGAAACCAGAGGTCAAGGCCATTGAAATCTCTGGCTAG